A DNA window from Betta splendens chromosome 6, fBetSpl5.4, whole genome shotgun sequence contains the following coding sequences:
- the snx1a gene encoding sorting nexin-1a isoform X1, giving the protein MATSSERSPPPFPDSEDQDLLEDVGGPESDADDGEDLFLSASSPPVTSMDTALPPASKPSDVLMEPPIDSISNPLIKPVTSQTENKPTSEVVSETFDDFFDLTNNITEAAAKDTADISLDEPSDRFVDILGSETPATQEEVMAADVSVAAATDKRDVTNSVTDPPAVGKKEVKEASTAPVINLSVDSSASKTQQPVAVDKVAEPLVDFLSDTPPAVDAPKPSSAAVDLFEDDGSDLFADPRLIKSSKKPQKSLFGETDEDLFGEPMVVNTKKSISKEQKDKPVSSKGAAGDGVSVAGPLEVSNPTEPADIFTEQGTAAVSSVGNASTVNSKTNGTCSEEEADIFSEATVELSLDSPQNERKTEVKAKPSAPTPSLSATTSHAKPQSSAIEELEQEEEEEEEDKFDIYVSVKDPEKIGDGMNAYMAYNVLTQTTLPMFRNKTLSVKRRFSDFLGLYEKLSEKHGPNGFIVPPPPEKSILGMTKVKVGKEDSSSVDFVERRRGALERYLQRVVNHPSLLQDPDVREFLERDELPRAVSTQALSGAGFLKMINRATDAVSKMTIKMNESDVWFEEKLQEVESADQQFRKLHTLVETLVIHRKELSFNTASFAKSAAMLGSAEDNTALSRALSQLAEVEDKMEQLHQGQAENDTFCFSELIADYIRLLGAVRGSFDHRIKAWQRWQDAQTMLQKKRETEAKLLWANKPDKLQLAKEEIAEWEAKVTQYERDFERVSATVRREVVRFEKEKAKNFKRQIIKYLESLLQSQQQVIKYWEAFLPEAKAIA; this is encoded by the exons ATGGCGACCAGCTCGGAGCGCAGCCCGCCCCCGTTCCCGGATTCCGAGGACCAAGATTTGCTGGAAGACGTCGGAGGCCCGGAGAGCGACGCGGACGACGGGGAAGACCTGTTCTTGAGCGCG AGCAGTCCCCCAGTGACCAGTATGGACACCGCGCTCCCACCTGCTAGCAAGCCCAGTGATGTTTTGATGGAGCCTCCCATCGACAGTATAAGCAATCCTTTAATCAAGCCTGTCACTagccaaacagaaaacaaaccaacaagtGAAGTTGTAAGTGAAACCTTTGATGATTTTTTTGACCTGACAAACAACATAACTGAAGCCGCTGCAAAGGACACAGCCGACATCTCTCTAGATGAGCCCTCAGATCGTTTTGTTGACATATTGGGAAGTGAAACTCCGGCAACACAAGAGGAAGTGATGGCAGCAGATGTTAGtgttgcagcagcaacagataaAAGGGATGTGACTAACAGCGTTACAGATCCACCTGCTGTTGGGAAAAAGGAAGTCAAAGAAGCTTCCACAGCTCCAGTCATCAACCTCAGCGTTGATTCATCAGCCAGCAAAACACAACAGCCAGTGGCCGTTGACAAAGTAGCTGAGCCTTTGGTTGACTTCTTAAGTGATACACCACCTGCTGTTGATGCCCCCAAACCCAGCAGCGCAGCTGTTGACCTGTTTGAAGATGATGGAAGTGACTTATTTGCAGACCCACGGCTGATTAAGTCATCCAAAAAGCCACAGAAAAGCCTCTTTGGTGAGACTGACGAGGATCTCTTTGGTGAGCCCATGGTTGTCAACACAAAGAAGTCCATCAGTAAAGAGCAGAAGGACAAACCTGTCTCCTCCAAaggtgctgctggtgatggtgtCAGCGTAGCGGGGCCTTTAGAAGTCAGTAATCCCACAGAACCTGCAGACATTTTTACTGAACAAGGAACCGCTGCAGTGTCGAGCGTTGGAAACGCCAGCACCGTCAACTCCAAAACCAACGGAACCTgctctgaagaggaggctgataTTTTCTCTG AAGCCACAGTGGAACTTTCGCTCGACAGTCCACAAAACGAAAGAAAAACGGAAGTGAAGGCCAAACCGTCTGCGCCCACTCCCTCCTTGTCAGCCACTACCAGCCACGCCAAGCCACAGTCTTCTGCCATAGAAGAG ttggagcaggaagaagaagaagaggaggaagacaaattTGATATCTATGTCTCCGTCAAAGACCCTGAGAAAATAG GGGACGGGATGAATGCTTACATGGCTTATAACGTATTAACTCAG ACCACACTGCCCATGTTCCGCAACAAGACGTTATCAGTGAAGCGACGCTTTAGTGACTTCCTTGGTCTCTATGAAAAACTCTCTGAAAAACATGGACCAAATGGATTCATCGTGCCTCCGCCACCAGAGAAGAGCATCCTGG GTATGACAAAGGTCAAGGTGGGAAAGGAAGATTCCTCATCTGTGGACTTTgtagagagaagaagaggagctttGGAGAG GTACCTGCAGCGGGTGGTAAATCACCCCTCACTGCTCCAAGATCCAGATGTCAGAGAGTTCCTGGAGAGGGACGAG TTGCCCAGAGCAGTGAGCACCCAGGCACTGAGTGGTGCCGGCTTCCTGAAAATGATCAACCGAGCAACAGATGCCGTCAGTAAAATGACAATCAAGATGAATGAGTCTGATGTG tggtttgagGAGAAACTCCAGGAGGTTGAGTCTGCAGACCAGCAGTTCAGGAAGCTCCACACACTGGTTGAAACCCTGGTCATCCACAGAAAAG AGCTCTCGTTCAACACAGCGAGCTTCGCTAAAAGTGCAGCCATGCTGGGCAGCGCAGAAGACAACACCGCTTTGTCCCGTGCTCTGTCTCAGctggcagaggtggaggacaaGATGGAGCAGCTACACCAGGGCCAGGCTGAAAACGACACCTTCTGCTTCTCTGAACTCATTGCAGATTACATCCGTCTCCTTGGAGCCGTCAGG GGGTCATTTGATCACCGGATAAAGGCGTGGCAGCGTTGGCAGGATGCTCAGACCATGCTGCAAAAGAAGAGGGAGACTGAGGCCAAACTGCTTTGGGCCAACAAGCCCgacaaactgcagctggctAAAGAGGAGATTGCAGAG TGGGAGGCCAAGGTGACGCAGTACGAGAGAGATTTCGAAAGAGTTTCAGCCACCGTGCGCCGGGAAGTGGTTCGCTTTGAG AAGGAAAAGGCCAAGAATTTCAAAAGACAGATAATCAAGTATCTGGAGTCTTTGCTTCAGTCTCAACAGCAG GTCATAAAGTACTGGGAAGCTTTCTTACCAGAAGCAAAAGCAATCGCCTAA
- the snx1a gene encoding sorting nexin-1a isoform X2 — protein sequence MATSSERSPPPFPDSEDQDLLEDVGGPESDADDGEDLFLSASSPPVTSMDTALPPASKPSDVLMEPPIDSISNPLIKPVTSQTENKPTSEVVSETFDDFFDLTNNITEAAAKDTADISLDEPSDRFVDILGSETPATQEEVMAADVSVAAATDKRDVTNSVTDPPAVGKKEVKEASTAPVINLSVDSSASKTQQPVAVDKVAEPLVDFLSDTPPAVDAPKPSSAAVDLFEDDGSDLFADPRLIKSSKKPQKSLFGETDEDLFGAAGDGVSVAGPLEVSNPTEPADIFTEQGTAAVSSVGNASTVNSKTNGTCSEEEADIFSEATVELSLDSPQNERKTEVKAKPSAPTPSLSATTSHAKPQSSAIEELEQEEEEEEEDKFDIYVSVKDPEKIGDGMNAYMAYNVLTQTTLPMFRNKTLSVKRRFSDFLGLYEKLSEKHGPNGFIVPPPPEKSILGMTKVKVGKEDSSSVDFVERRRGALERYLQRVVNHPSLLQDPDVREFLERDELPRAVSTQALSGAGFLKMINRATDAVSKMTIKMNESDVWFEEKLQEVESADQQFRKLHTLVETLVIHRKELSFNTASFAKSAAMLGSAEDNTALSRALSQLAEVEDKMEQLHQGQAENDTFCFSELIADYIRLLGAVRGSFDHRIKAWQRWQDAQTMLQKKRETEAKLLWANKPDKLQLAKEEIAEWEAKVTQYERDFERVSATVRREVVRFEKEKAKNFKRQIIKYLESLLQSQQQVIKYWEAFLPEAKAIA from the exons ATGGCGACCAGCTCGGAGCGCAGCCCGCCCCCGTTCCCGGATTCCGAGGACCAAGATTTGCTGGAAGACGTCGGAGGCCCGGAGAGCGACGCGGACGACGGGGAAGACCTGTTCTTGAGCGCG AGCAGTCCCCCAGTGACCAGTATGGACACCGCGCTCCCACCTGCTAGCAAGCCCAGTGATGTTTTGATGGAGCCTCCCATCGACAGTATAAGCAATCCTTTAATCAAGCCTGTCACTagccaaacagaaaacaaaccaacaagtGAAGTTGTAAGTGAAACCTTTGATGATTTTTTTGACCTGACAAACAACATAACTGAAGCCGCTGCAAAGGACACAGCCGACATCTCTCTAGATGAGCCCTCAGATCGTTTTGTTGACATATTGGGAAGTGAAACTCCGGCAACACAAGAGGAAGTGATGGCAGCAGATGTTAGtgttgcagcagcaacagataaAAGGGATGTGACTAACAGCGTTACAGATCCACCTGCTGTTGGGAAAAAGGAAGTCAAAGAAGCTTCCACAGCTCCAGTCATCAACCTCAGCGTTGATTCATCAGCCAGCAAAACACAACAGCCAGTGGCCGTTGACAAAGTAGCTGAGCCTTTGGTTGACTTCTTAAGTGATACACCACCTGCTGTTGATGCCCCCAAACCCAGCAGCGCAGCTGTTGACCTGTTTGAAGATGATGGAAGTGACTTATTTGCAGACCCACGGCTGATTAAGTCATCCAAAAAGCCACAGAAAAGCCTCTTTGGTGAGACTGACGAGGATCTCTTTG gtgctgctggtgatggtgtCAGCGTAGCGGGGCCTTTAGAAGTCAGTAATCCCACAGAACCTGCAGACATTTTTACTGAACAAGGAACCGCTGCAGTGTCGAGCGTTGGAAACGCCAGCACCGTCAACTCCAAAACCAACGGAACCTgctctgaagaggaggctgataTTTTCTCTG AAGCCACAGTGGAACTTTCGCTCGACAGTCCACAAAACGAAAGAAAAACGGAAGTGAAGGCCAAACCGTCTGCGCCCACTCCCTCCTTGTCAGCCACTACCAGCCACGCCAAGCCACAGTCTTCTGCCATAGAAGAG ttggagcaggaagaagaagaagaggaggaagacaaattTGATATCTATGTCTCCGTCAAAGACCCTGAGAAAATAG GGGACGGGATGAATGCTTACATGGCTTATAACGTATTAACTCAG ACCACACTGCCCATGTTCCGCAACAAGACGTTATCAGTGAAGCGACGCTTTAGTGACTTCCTTGGTCTCTATGAAAAACTCTCTGAAAAACATGGACCAAATGGATTCATCGTGCCTCCGCCACCAGAGAAGAGCATCCTGG GTATGACAAAGGTCAAGGTGGGAAAGGAAGATTCCTCATCTGTGGACTTTgtagagagaagaagaggagctttGGAGAG GTACCTGCAGCGGGTGGTAAATCACCCCTCACTGCTCCAAGATCCAGATGTCAGAGAGTTCCTGGAGAGGGACGAG TTGCCCAGAGCAGTGAGCACCCAGGCACTGAGTGGTGCCGGCTTCCTGAAAATGATCAACCGAGCAACAGATGCCGTCAGTAAAATGACAATCAAGATGAATGAGTCTGATGTG tggtttgagGAGAAACTCCAGGAGGTTGAGTCTGCAGACCAGCAGTTCAGGAAGCTCCACACACTGGTTGAAACCCTGGTCATCCACAGAAAAG AGCTCTCGTTCAACACAGCGAGCTTCGCTAAAAGTGCAGCCATGCTGGGCAGCGCAGAAGACAACACCGCTTTGTCCCGTGCTCTGTCTCAGctggcagaggtggaggacaaGATGGAGCAGCTACACCAGGGCCAGGCTGAAAACGACACCTTCTGCTTCTCTGAACTCATTGCAGATTACATCCGTCTCCTTGGAGCCGTCAGG GGGTCATTTGATCACCGGATAAAGGCGTGGCAGCGTTGGCAGGATGCTCAGACCATGCTGCAAAAGAAGAGGGAGACTGAGGCCAAACTGCTTTGGGCCAACAAGCCCgacaaactgcagctggctAAAGAGGAGATTGCAGAG TGGGAGGCCAAGGTGACGCAGTACGAGAGAGATTTCGAAAGAGTTTCAGCCACCGTGCGCCGGGAAGTGGTTCGCTTTGAG AAGGAAAAGGCCAAGAATTTCAAAAGACAGATAATCAAGTATCTGGAGTCTTTGCTTCAGTCTCAACAGCAG GTCATAAAGTACTGGGAAGCTTTCTTACCAGAAGCAAAAGCAATCGCCTAA
- the slc25a44a gene encoding solute carrier family 25 member 44a: protein MHQKGAIQIIEWEDLDKKKFYSLGVFMTLTTRATVYPVSLIRTRLQVQKGKSLYSGTFDAFCKILRTEGVWGLYRGFMVNTFTLFSGQAYITTYELVRKYVSNYSPSNTVKSVVAGGAASLVAQTITVPIDVVSQQLMMQGQGEHLSRFKAKPKMMLTATKHKPTFGQTRDITVQIFTTDGFRGFYRGYVATLLTYIPNSALWWPFYHFYAEQLSLLAPSECPHLILQAVAGPMAAATASTITNPMDVVRARVQVEGRSSVIETFKQLLAEEGVWGLSKGLSARVISSIPTSILIVVGYETLKRLSLRADLIESRHW, encoded by the exons ATGCATCAGAAAGGTGCGATCCAGATTATTGAATGGGAGGACCTGGACAAGAAGAAGTTTTACTCTCTGGGTGTGTTTATGACCTTAACCACCAGAGCTACGGTGTATCCAGTGAGTCTTATCCGCACCCGACTCCAGGTTCAGAAGGGGAAGAGCCTGTATTCTGGCACGTTTGATGCTTTCTGCAAGATCCTGCGCACAGAGGGTGTATGGGGCCTCTACCGTGGGTTTATGGTCAATACCTTCACCCTCTTCTCAGGGCAGGCTTATATTACCACCTATGAATTGGTACGCAAGTATGTGTCCAACTACTCTCCAAGTAATACGGTGAAGTCAGTGgtggcaggaggagcagcgtccCTGGTGGCCCAGACCATCACGGTGCCCATAGATGTCGTGTCCCAGCAACTGATGATGCAAGGGCAGGGGGAGCACCTGAGTCGCTTTAAGGCCAAACCCAAAATGATGCTCACAGCCACAAAGCACAAACCAACTTTCGGGCAAACACGTGACATTACGGTGCAGATATTCACAACTGATGGATTTAGAGGATTTTACAGGGGCTACGTGGCGACCCTCCTCACCTACATCCCCAACAGTGCATTGTGGTGgcctttttatcatttttatgcag AGCAGCTGTCCTTGTTAGCACCAAGTGAGTGCCCCCACCTTATTCTGCAGGCTGTGGCAGGTCCAATGGCCGCTGCAACCGCCTCCACCATCACCAACCCCATGGACGTTGTTCGTGCAAGGGTTCAG gttgAAGGACGATCGTCTGTTATCGAGACGTTCAAGCAGCTGCTGGCGGAGGAGGGCGTCTGGGGACTGTCCAAGGGGCTGTCAGCTCGCGTCATCTCTTCTATACCAACGTCCATTCTCATTGTGGTCGGCTACGAAACTCTGAAGAGACTGAGCCTACGAGCGGATCTAATAGAGTCCAGGCACTGGTGA
- the skic8 gene encoding SKI8 subunit of superkiller complex protein, translating into MSTQYSILFKQEHAHDDAIWTTAWGKSEADGSETIVTGSLDDMVKVWKWSDEKLELLWTLEGHQLGVVSVDISHNGAIAASSSLDAHIRLWDLESGKQIKSMDAGPVDAWTVAFSPDSKYIATGSHLGKVNTFGVESGKKEFSLDTRGKFILSIAYSPDGKYLASGAIDGIINIFDIATGKLLHTLEGHAMPIRSLTFSPDSQLLVTASDDGYIKIYDVQHANLAGTLSGHGSWVLNVAFSPDNTHFVSSSSDKSVKVWDASSRACINTFFDHQDQVWSVKYNSTGSKIISAGDDRAIHIYDCPM; encoded by the exons ATGAGCACACAA taCAGCATTCTTTTCAAGCAAGAGCATG CACATGATGATGCTATTTGGACAACGGCGTGGGGTAAAAGTGAGGCAGATGGGTCTGAAACTATTGTCACTGGCTCGTTGGATGATATGGTGAAAGTCTGGAAATG GTCAGacgagaagctggagctgctgtggactcTGGAAGGCCACCAGCTGGGTGTGGTGTCGGTGGACATCAGTCATAATGGGGCGATCGCAGCCTCCAGCTCCCTAGACGCACACATACGTCTCTGGGATCTGGAGTCTGGAAAGCAGATCAAGTCTATGGATGCTGGACCAG TTGATGCGTGGACAGTTGCTTTTTCTCCAGACTCTAAATACATTGCCACAGGAAGCCACCTTGGAAAAGTTAACACCTTTGGTGTGGAAAGTGGCAAAAAGGAATTTTCCCTGGATACTCGAGGAAAATTCATCCTGAGTATTGCTTAC AGTCCTGATGGGAAATATTTAGCCAGCGGAGCCATTGATGGAATTATCAACATCTTTGACATCGCCACTGGGAAACTACTCCACACGCTGGAAG gtcATGCTatgccaatcagatccctcacCTTCTCCCCAGACTCTCAGCTCCTCGTCACAGCCTCAGACGACGGCTACATAAAGATATACGACGT GCAACATGCCAACTTGGCTGGAACACTGAGCGGGCACGGATCATGGGTGCTTAATGTGGCCTTCTCCCCAGATAACACCCACTTTGTCTCAAG CTCGTCTGACAAGAGCGTGAAGGTTTGGGACGCCAGCTCCAGAGCCTGCATCAACACCTTCTTTGACCACCAGGACCAG GTGTGGAGCGTGAAGTACAATAGCACTGGCTCCAAGATCATTTCTGCTGGAGACGACCGCGCCATCCACATCTACGACTGTCCCATGTGA
- the ireb2 gene encoding iron-responsive element-binding protein 2 — translation MALTSPVKEHKYSHLIDTLSDGEIKFFNPQKLNDPRYDKLPLSIRVLLEAAVRNCDGFYTKEDDVQSILDWQRQQNKTEVPFSPARVLLQDFTGIPAMVDLAAMRDAVAKHGVDPSLVNPKCPTDLIVDHSLQIDYSKCAIQNAPNPGGGDSPSQSQGPSRSTIFKPPSRGSSQCGGQRGSCSKPACSDPPGSSGQSSASVQQIENTPLLCPFHLKPVYETETAVKNQEMELIRNKERLQFFKWCSKAFKNVNVVPPDVGAVHQVNLEYLSRVIQVSKGFIYPDSVVGTDSHTTMINGLGILGWGVGGIESEAVMLGQPVSLTLPQVVGCKLVGSINPLTTSIDIVLGITKHLRQAGIAGRFVEFFGPGVSQLSAPDRTTIANMCPEYNATVSFFPVDHVTLKHFKKTNFTQEKLELLESYMKAVKLFRSYEDSSEDPEYSEVIEINLSSMVPHVSGPKRPQDRVAISNMKEDFQSCLDEKVGFKGFNISKERQETRVPFLHCGQQYELAHGSVVIAAVISCTNNCNPSVMLTAGLMAKKAVEAGLLVKPYIRTSLAPGSGMVTHYLNTSGVLPYLSQLGFEVIGYGCATCVGNTAPLPDAVVDAIKQGDLVACGVLSGNRHFEGRLCDCVRANYLASPPLVLAYAIAGTVGIDFEKEPLGVTSEGKDVFLRDIWPSREEVQQTEEDTIISSIFKDLRGRMEKGNTFWNNIECPDSPLFPWDHKSTYIRSPCFFSKLTKEVPTPQSIENAHALMFLGDKVTTDHISPAGSIARSSAAAKYLQSKRLTPREFNSYGARRGNDAVMTRGTFASIKLQNRFIGKPGPKTLHIPSGQALDVFEAAERYQRDGTPLIILAGKDYGSGNSRDWVAKGPYLLGVRAVIAESFEKLHKNQLVGMGIMPLEFLPGQNADSLELSGKERFTITLPDNLRPREQLTVETSQGKSFSVIALLDNDMDLIFFRHGGLLRYVSRTFL, via the exons ATGGCGCTCACTTCCCCAGTCAAAG AGCACAAATACAGCCATCTCATAGACACACTGAGTGATGGCGAAATTAAGTTCTTCAATCCACAAAAATTAAACGATCCAAGATATG ACAAACTGCCTCTCTCCATACGCGTCTTGCTGGAAGCAGCAGTTCGTAACTGTGATGGCTTTTACACAAAAGAAGACGACGTCCAGAGCATCTTGGactggcagcggcagcagaatAAAACCGAGGTGCCGTTCTCTCCAGCACGAGTCCTTCTTCAGGACTTCAC TGGTATTCCTGCCATGGTGGACCTGGCAGCCATGAGGGACGCTGTAGCCAAACACGGTGTGGACCCCAGCCTGGTCAACCCTAAATGCCCCACAGACCTCATCGTAGATCACTCATTACAGATTGACTATAGCAAATG TGCCATACAGAATGCTCCAAACCCTGGTGGAGGGGACAGTCCAAGCCAGAGCCAGGGTCCCTCTCGTTCCACAATCTTCAAGCCTCCGTCCAGAGGAAGCTCACAGTGTGGAGGTCAGCGGGGGTCCTGTAGTAAACCTGCCTGCTCTGACCCTCCAGGCTCGTCGGGTCAATCTTCAGCCTCTGTCCAGCAGATAGAAAACACGCCTCTCCTATGCCCTTTTCACCTAAAGCCTGTATATGA AACTGAAACAGCTGTGAAGAACCAGGAAATGGAACTGATAAGAAACAAAGAGAGGCTTCAGTTCTTTAAG TGGTGTTCGAAAGCATTTAAGAATGTAAATGTGGTTCCTCCGGACGTGGGTGCAGTCCACCAGGTGAACCTAGAGTATCTGTCCAGAGTTATCCAGGTCAGCAAAGGTTTCATCTACCCTGACAGTGTGGTGGGAACTGACTCTCACACCACCATGATCAATGGACTGGGAATCCTGGGCTGGG GTGTTGGGGGAATAGAGTCAGAAGCTGTGATGCTGGGTCAGCCAGTGTCTTTGACCCTTCCTCAGGTGGTGGGCTGCAAGCTGGTGGGCTCCATCAACCCCTTAACCACCTCTATAGACATTGTCCTTGGTATCACAAAG CATTTGAGGCAAGCTGGGATTGCTGGAAGGTTTGTAGAGTTTTTTGGACCCGGTGTGTCCCAGCTGTCGGCTCCTGATCGAACTACCATCGCCAACATGTGTCCAGAGTATAACGCTACTGTCAGCTTCTTCCCTGTCGACCATGTCACTCTAAAGCACTTTAAAAAGACAA ATTTCACCCAGGAAAAACTTGAATTGTTGGAGTCTTACATGAAGGCTGTGAAGCTTTTTAGAAGCTATGAAGACTCCTCAGAAGACCCTGAGTATTCTGAG GTGATTGAGATCAACCTGAGCTCTATGGTACCACATGTGAGCGGACCGAAGAGGCCTCAGGACAGAGTGGCAATCAGCAACATGAAAGAAGACTTTCAGAGTTGTCTTGATGAGAAg GTGGGATTTAAAGGATTCAACATCTCCAAGGAGAGGCAGGAGacccgggttcccttcctgcactgtgggcaGCAGTACGAGCTGGCCCATGGCTCAGTGGTCATCGCCGCTGTTATCAGTTGCACCAACAACTGCAACCCGTCTGTCATGCTTACTGCAG GTCTAATGGCCAAAAAGGCTGTGGAGGCTGGGCTTTTGGTCAAGCCTTACATCCGGACCAGCCTGGCTCCAGGAAGTGGCATGGTCACTCACTACCTCAATACAAGTGGAGTCCTGCCTTATTTAAGTCAACTTGG GTTTGAAGTGATTGGTTATGGCTGTGCTACCTGTGTGGGTAACACGGCCCCATTACCAGATGCTGTTGTAGATGCCATCAAACAG GGGGACCTGGTGGCCTGTGGTGTGTTATCTGGCAACAGGCACTTCGAGGGTcgcctgtgtgactgtgtccgTGCCAACTACCTGGCCTCCCCTCCCCTGGTGTTGGCCTATGCGATTGCAGGCACTGTGGGAATCGATTTTGAGAAAGAGCCTCTAG GTGTAACATCGGAGGGGAAGGACGTGTTTCTCCGTGATATCTGGCCATCCAGGGAGGAGGTCCAACAAACCGAAGAGGACACAATAATCTCCTCCATCTTTAAGGATCTCAGGGGACGGATGGAG aAAGGAAACACCTTTTGGAACAACATTGAATGTCCAGATTCTCCACTTTTTCCCTGGGATCACAAGTCCACATATATACGTTCACCATGTTTCTTTAGCAAGTTG ACTAAAGAGGTCCCCACTCCTCAGTCAATAGAAAATGCCCATGCCTTAATGTTCCTTGGGGACAAAGTGACCACGGACCACATCTCACCAGCAGGCAGCATTGCCAGGTCCAGCGCAGCTGCCAAATATCTGCAGAGCAAACG CCTGACACCACGGGAGTTTAACTCGTATGGCGCACGCAGAGGAAATGATGCAGTGATGACCAGAGGCACATTTGCCAGCATCAAGCTCCAAAATCGATTTATTGGCAAACCTGGTCCCAAGACCCTGCACATTCCTTCAGGCCAGGCT CTGGATGTCTTCGAGGCAGCCGAGCGCTATCAGAGGGACGGCACCCCCCTCATCATCCTGGCAGGCAAAGACTACGGCTCTGGAAACTCCAGGGACTGGGTAGCCAAAGGACCATACCTGCTG GGGGTACGTGCTGTCATTGCTGAGAGCTTCGAGAAGCTGCACAAGAACCAGTTGGTGGGAATGGGCATCATGCCGCTCGAATTCCTGCCTGGCCAGAACGCCGACTCACTGGAACTAAGCGGAAAGGAGAGGTTCACCATCACTCTGCCAGATAACCTGCGTCCGAGGGAACAGCTCACAGTCGAG aCCAGCCAAGGGAAGTCCTTCTCCGTCATCGCGCTGCTTGACAACGACATGGATCTCATCTTTTTCCGGCACGGAGGGCTCCTAAGATACGTTTCTCGGACTTTTCTTTGA